Proteins from one Bacillus alveayuensis genomic window:
- a CDS encoding glutamate N-acetyltransferase/amino-acid N-acetyltransferase (product_source=KO:K00620; cath_funfam=3.60.70.12; cog=COG1364; ko=KO:K00620; pfam=PF01960; superfamily=56266; tigrfam=TIGR00120), giving the protein METAETQIQKVENGSIITPKGFLAGGIHVGLHVSKKDLGILVSTTPASAAAVYTQNHFQAAPLKVTQNSIQEENKLQAIIVNSSNANACTGEQGLKDAYEMRNLTAKRLHIKEHFVAVASTGVIGQHLQMDKVTKGIEEVDYNSLLSGAKAFQEAILTTDTFIKGSCYQFEIEGKTVTIAGAAKGSGMIHPNMATMLGFITTDANVPSSLLQDALKEITDVTFNQITVDGDTSTNDMVVVMANGLAGHSLLSKDHADWNTFKEGLKLVCEDLAKQIARDGEGATKLIEVNVKGARTKKDANVIAKKIVGSSLVKTAVFGTDANWGRIVAAIGYSDAEVNPEGIEVYMGPYLMFKNGIPVPFSEEEVKSYLENEHIVITVLLTNGNEEGKAWGCDLTYDYVKINASYRT; this is encoded by the coding sequence ATGGAAACAGCAGAAACACAAATTCAAAAGGTTGAGAATGGTTCGATCATTACACCAAAAGGTTTTTTAGCTGGAGGTATTCACGTAGGCTTACATGTTTCAAAAAAAGATCTTGGCATTCTCGTTAGTACAACGCCTGCATCTGCAGCAGCTGTATATACACAAAATCATTTTCAAGCTGCACCGCTAAAAGTGACACAAAATAGTATTCAAGAAGAAAACAAGCTGCAAGCAATAATTGTCAATAGCTCAAACGCCAATGCTTGTACCGGAGAGCAAGGGTTAAAAGATGCCTATGAGATGAGAAATTTAACAGCGAAACGATTACATATAAAGGAGCATTTTGTTGCGGTTGCTTCAACAGGTGTAATCGGTCAACATTTACAAATGGACAAAGTAACAAAAGGGATAGAGGAAGTGGACTACAACTCCTTGCTATCTGGAGCAAAAGCCTTTCAAGAGGCGATTTTAACAACAGATACGTTTATAAAAGGCTCTTGTTATCAATTCGAAATTGAAGGAAAAACCGTTACGATTGCAGGAGCGGCGAAAGGGTCCGGAATGATTCACCCAAATATGGCAACAATGCTTGGCTTTATTACAACTGATGCAAATGTTCCTTCGTCTCTTTTACAAGATGCATTAAAAGAAATTACCGATGTGACATTTAATCAAATCACGGTTGATGGGGACACCTCTACAAATGACATGGTGGTCGTGATGGCGAATGGATTAGCAGGACATTCTCTACTCAGTAAAGACCACGCTGATTGGAATACATTTAAAGAAGGACTAAAGCTTGTATGTGAAGATTTAGCAAAGCAAATTGCCCGTGACGGTGAAGGAGCAACGAAGCTAATAGAAGTGAATGTAAAAGGGGCAAGAACGAAAAAGGATGCAAATGTTATAGCGAAAAAAATCGTCGGCTCTTCACTCGTCAAAACAGCTGTTTTTGGAACGGATGCGAACTGGGGGCGAATTGTTGCAGCGATCGGCTATAGTGATGCCGAAGTAAATCCAGAAGGAATAGAGGTTTATATGGGGCCATATTTAATGTTTAAAAATGGAATTCCTGTTCCTTTTTCGGAAGAAGAAGTGAAAAGCTACTTAGAAAACGAGCATATTGTCATCACAGTATTGTTAACAAATGGAAATGAGGAAGGAAAAGCATGGGGATGTGATTTAACGTATGACTATGTCAAAATCAATGCAAGCTACCGCACATAA
- a CDS encoding acetylglutamate kinase (product_source=KO:K00930; cath_funfam=3.40.1160.10; cog=COG0548; ko=KO:K00930; pfam=PF00696; superfamily=53633; tigrfam=TIGR00761) — MTMSKSMQATAHKKPLVVIKLGGSMLKQLSDAFIESLKELMESKNIIFVHGGGPEINEMLEKLQIKSDFYEGQRKTTAEVLEIAEMVLAGKMNKFLTTKLQKHHINALGLSGCDGQLIQASFLNEKDLGFVGKVDDVNISLLHALLDLAYIPVVAPLGKTNDGQTLNINADVCAAAIAEKMQAEQLIFVTNVPGILKDGVLIEEASENFIYELIDKGIIYGGMIPKVKSALQALSNSLKEVMIVSGNNPIIHNGKMLGTKISKKQEVVV; from the coding sequence ATGACTATGTCAAAATCAATGCAAGCTACCGCACATAAAAAGCCGCTTGTTGTCATAAAGCTTGGCGGCAGCATGCTCAAGCAATTATCAGATGCATTTATCGAAAGTTTAAAAGAATTAATGGAGTCGAAAAACATCATTTTTGTTCATGGCGGCGGTCCAGAAATAAACGAAATGCTTGAAAAGCTGCAAATCAAAAGTGATTTTTATGAAGGGCAGCGTAAAACGACAGCGGAAGTGCTAGAAATTGCGGAAATGGTGCTAGCTGGAAAAATGAATAAATTTTTAACTACGAAGCTGCAAAAGCATCATATTAACGCATTAGGGCTTTCTGGGTGCGATGGTCAGCTGATTCAAGCTTCTTTTTTAAATGAAAAGGATTTAGGCTTTGTCGGAAAAGTCGATGATGTCAATATTTCGTTATTGCACGCATTGCTTGATTTAGCTTACATTCCAGTCGTGGCGCCTTTAGGAAAAACGAACGACGGGCAAACGTTAAATATTAACGCCGATGTTTGTGCAGCAGCAATCGCCGAAAAAATGCAGGCGGAACAATTAATATTTGTAACAAATGTACCAGGTATTTTAAAAGATGGGGTGTTAATTGAAGAGGCATCGGAAAACTTTATTTATGAGCTGATCGACAAAGGCATTATTTATGGCGGGATGATTCCGAAAGTAAAATCAGCTCTCCAAGCTTTATCGAATTCTTTAAAAGAAGTGATGATTGTCAGTGGAAACAATCCGATTATTCATAATGGTAAAATGTTAGGAACAAAGATTTCGAAAAAACAAGAGGTTGTGGTATAA
- a CDS encoding acetylornithine aminotransferase (product_source=KO:K00818; cath_funfam=3.40.640.10,3.90.1150.10; cog=COG4992; ko=KO:K00818; pfam=PF00202; superfamily=53383; tigrfam=TIGR00707): MSYLFPTYARLDIEVEKAEGAYLYDTNGKKYLDFVSGIAVCNLGHCPKTVSQSIQKQLEKVWHVSNLFQIPLQEKVAKKLVEHSVGDAVFFANSGAEANEAAIKLARKHTGKHKIITFLQSFHGRTYATLSATGQKKVQEGFGPLAPTFEYLPYNDVEAVKSLKGNDIAAIMVEVVQGEGGVVPGDPTFLKAIEEKCKELDALFIVDEVQTGIGRTGKAFAYEHYKISPDIITLAKGLGSGFPVGAMIGKKHLISSFSPGSHASTFGGNPLAMAAADATLDEIFNESFLTSVSEKGKWLKQQLIEQLQDEPLVKDIRGKGLMIGIELNTDVQNVLTSLRENGLLALPAGPKVIRLLPPLTVTKQEMEKAVHLLASNIHLHSLTFSPS; this comes from the coding sequence ATGAGTTATTTATTTCCAACATATGCCCGCTTGGATATTGAAGTTGAGAAGGCAGAAGGAGCCTATTTATATGATACAAATGGCAAAAAATATTTAGATTTCGTTTCAGGGATTGCTGTTTGCAATTTAGGGCATTGTCCAAAAACGGTTTCACAGTCGATTCAAAAGCAGCTTGAAAAAGTATGGCATGTTTCGAATTTATTTCAAATTCCTTTACAAGAAAAGGTCGCCAAAAAGCTTGTCGAACATTCCGTAGGGGATGCTGTATTTTTTGCCAATAGTGGTGCAGAAGCGAACGAAGCAGCCATTAAGCTTGCGAGAAAGCATACTGGCAAACATAAAATCATTACATTTTTACAATCCTTTCACGGTAGAACTTATGCCACCTTATCAGCGACTGGGCAAAAAAAGGTACAAGAAGGCTTCGGTCCGCTAGCGCCGACATTTGAATATTTACCTTACAATGATGTGGAAGCTGTAAAATCATTGAAAGGAAATGATATAGCGGCCATTATGGTTGAAGTCGTTCAAGGTGAAGGGGGAGTTGTGCCAGGGGATCCAACATTTTTGAAAGCCATTGAAGAAAAATGTAAGGAATTAGATGCCCTTTTCATTGTCGATGAGGTGCAAACCGGTATCGGAAGAACCGGAAAAGCTTTTGCGTATGAGCATTATAAAATCAGTCCTGATATTATCACCTTAGCGAAGGGTCTTGGAAGCGGATTTCCAGTTGGAGCGATGATTGGGAAAAAACACCTTATTTCTAGCTTTTCACCTGGCAGTCATGCTTCCACTTTTGGGGGAAATCCACTAGCGATGGCTGCTGCTGATGCAACTCTTGACGAGATATTTAACGAATCCTTTTTAACGTCTGTATCGGAAAAAGGGAAGTGGCTCAAGCAGCAATTAATTGAGCAATTACAAGACGAGCCGCTAGTCAAAGACATCCGTGGAAAAGGATTAATGATCGGAATAGAGTTAAATACAGATGTACAAAATGTGTTAACATCATTAAGAGAAAATGGTCTTTTAGCCTTGCCGGCGGGACCAAAGGTGATTCGCTTGCTTCCTCCATTAACGGTAACGAAACAGGAAATGGAGAAAGCGGTCCATCTACTTGCTTCGAATATACATTTACATTCTTTAACCTTCTCTCCTTCATAA
- a CDS encoding carbamoyl-phosphate synthase small subunit (product_source=KO:K01956; cath_funfam=3.40.50.880,3.50.30.20; cog=COG0505; ko=KO:K01956; pfam=PF00117,PF00988; smart=SM01097; superfamily=52317; tigrfam=TIGR01368), producing the protein MIGYLILSDGTTFEGEIEGNFLEPCEGELVFYTGMTGYQEVLTDPSYKDQIVVFTYPLIGNYGINEKDFESKKPQVKGVVVFQATAQYSHYLAKYSLQQYLNKWNIPYITNIDTRAIVKKIRSNGSQIAAITAKRRVLFEQKLSHQPVKEVSGTKIETYGEGDKHIALLDFGFKKSILTSLLKRGCKVSVVPVHSLNEIHDLSPDGLVLSNGPGDPKQLENQLPQIFELISKYPTLGICLGHQLIALSLGGNTKKLRFGHRGANHPVIDHKTGKVFMTSQNHSYVVDANSLEPLPVHVRFTNVNDQSVEGLVHEHLPILSVQFHPEANPGPEDADWVFDEFLEIYVTARREKVYA; encoded by the coding sequence TTGATTGGTTATCTCATCCTATCTGACGGAACAACATTTGAAGGAGAAATTGAAGGGAATTTTCTTGAACCTTGTGAAGGGGAATTGGTTTTTTATACAGGAATGACAGGGTACCAGGAAGTGTTGACAGATCCCTCTTATAAAGATCAAATTGTTGTCTTCACATACCCGCTTATTGGAAATTATGGCATTAATGAAAAAGATTTTGAGAGTAAAAAGCCTCAAGTAAAAGGTGTTGTCGTTTTTCAAGCAACGGCTCAATATTCTCACTATTTAGCGAAATATTCGCTTCAGCAATATTTAAATAAATGGAACATTCCTTATATCACCAATATCGATACTCGTGCGATCGTAAAGAAAATACGCTCAAATGGTTCACAAATAGCGGCCATTACAGCAAAACGACGCGTATTGTTTGAACAAAAGCTTTCTCATCAGCCAGTGAAAGAGGTTTCGGGTACAAAGATCGAAACCTATGGTGAAGGAGATAAACATATCGCCCTCCTTGATTTTGGTTTTAAAAAATCGATTTTAACCTCATTATTAAAGCGAGGATGTAAAGTAAGTGTTGTTCCAGTTCATTCATTAAATGAAATACACGATTTATCGCCAGATGGCCTCGTTTTATCGAACGGGCCAGGTGACCCGAAGCAGCTTGAAAATCAGCTGCCGCAAATTTTTGAACTCATTTCCAAGTACCCGACACTTGGAATTTGCCTTGGACACCAATTAATTGCCCTCTCCTTAGGAGGAAATACGAAGAAGCTTCGTTTCGGACATCGTGGGGCTAATCATCCCGTTATCGATCATAAGACAGGAAAGGTTTTTATGACATCGCAAAATCATAGCTATGTTGTTGATGCAAATAGCTTAGAACCATTACCGGTTCATGTTCGCTTTACGAATGTAAATGATCAATCAGTTGAAGGTCTAGTTCATGAACATTTACCGATTTTATCCGTACAATTTCATCCAGAAGCTAATCCAGGACCAGAAGATGCAGACTGGGTGTTCGATGAATTTTTGGAAATATATGTTACAGCAAGGAGAGAGAAAGTCTATGCCTAA
- a CDS encoding carbamoyl-phosphate synthase large subunit (product_source=KO:K01955; cath_funfam=1.10.1030.10,3.30.470.20,3.40.50.20; cog=COG0458; ko=KO:K01955; pfam=PF02786,PF02787; smart=SM01096; superfamily=48108,52440,56059; tigrfam=TIGR01369), with product MPKDASLNKVLVIGSGPIVIGQAAEFDYSGTQGCLALKEEGIQVILVNNNPATIMTDTKFADAVYCEPLTVSSIEKIIQKERPDGLLATLGGQTALNLAVDLEKNGILNKYGVNLLGTSSESIQKGEDRELFRQLMMDLEEPIPESEIIEDLPSALQFAEKTGYPIIVRPAYTLGGKGGGIAQNKDELITIVTNGLKMSPIHQVLVEKSIAGFKEIEYEVMRDATNTCITVCNMENIDPVGIHTGDSIVVAPSQTLTDEEYQMLRSAALKIISALEVVGGCNIQFALDPKSKQYYVIEVNPRVSRSSALASKATGYPIARMAAKLAIGYTLAEIKNPLTLSTYASFEPALDYVVVKFPRWPFDKFTNADRTLGTKMKATGEVMAIDRTMEGALQKAVESLELSNIGLYLPKLKHQDTAELMKRLKKADDERFFVIMELLRRNISIEDIHEHTRIDFYFLSVFEHLIQLENNLKEAELDDKLLKMLKHYGFSDRSIAYWKNASEHEIRSLRKEWKIQSVFKMVDTCAAEFAARTNYFYSTYLGENEAIPKKGKKKALVIGAGPIRIGQGVEFDYSAVHCIQTLQKIGYEAIMINNNPETVSTDYETADRLYFEPLTVEHILNVIENEQIDVTIVQFGGQTAINLAEKLDKAGVTLLGTSSEILDVLEDRKKFYQLLDETNIPHIKGTMAFDAQDAIVQSEGLQFPILLRPSYVIGGKGMVKVETQEELHKIIADTDEAHFPILLDEFLHGKEAEVDLIADGRNIMIPGVMEHIEKAGIHSGDSYAIFPSVTLSMEIKQKIESYAKRIVDHLQYKGIMNIQFLIKGEKIFVLEVNPRASRTVPIISKLTGVSLIEKATEIICGKSLLELEMETNPLRDEVAVKFPVFSTHALGDVDMKLGPEMKSTGEGMCIANSVAGAIRKVFDHLFPLSPESVFTEEDHEIASLLKEANVNTVSNNFDQWLEQKNALVYYNPFKSNEDKQKRQKAVERGIVVFTEKETFTAFLQGLSVKETYPISLQELAKKGVDVG from the coding sequence ATGCCTAAAGATGCATCATTAAATAAAGTTCTCGTGATCGGATCAGGACCTATCGTGATTGGGCAGGCAGCAGAGTTTGATTATTCTGGGACACAAGGATGTTTGGCACTTAAGGAAGAAGGCATTCAAGTTATTTTAGTGAATAACAATCCAGCAACGATCATGACCGATACAAAATTTGCTGATGCCGTTTATTGTGAACCATTAACGGTATCAAGCATTGAAAAAATTATTCAAAAAGAACGCCCTGATGGACTTTTAGCGACATTAGGAGGGCAAACAGCTTTAAATCTAGCTGTAGATCTAGAAAAAAATGGAATACTTAATAAATATGGAGTTAACTTGTTAGGCACTTCAAGTGAATCAATTCAAAAAGGGGAAGACCGTGAACTATTCCGGCAATTAATGATGGATCTTGAAGAACCTATTCCTGAAAGTGAAATTATTGAAGATTTGCCATCTGCTCTTCAATTTGCTGAAAAAACAGGCTATCCAATCATTGTTAGACCGGCCTATACATTAGGTGGAAAAGGAGGAGGAATTGCACAAAATAAGGATGAACTAATAACCATTGTGACAAATGGATTAAAGATGAGCCCGATTCATCAAGTACTTGTTGAAAAAAGCATTGCGGGGTTTAAAGAAATCGAATATGAAGTGATGCGTGATGCTACAAACACATGCATTACCGTATGTAATATGGAAAATATTGACCCAGTCGGGATTCATACTGGAGATTCAATCGTCGTTGCACCATCCCAAACGTTAACAGATGAAGAATATCAAATGTTAAGAAGTGCTGCTTTAAAAATTATTTCCGCTTTAGAAGTAGTAGGAGGATGTAATATTCAGTTTGCGCTTGATCCGAAAAGCAAGCAATATTACGTAATTGAAGTAAATCCAAGAGTTAGTCGTTCATCAGCGTTAGCATCAAAAGCAACCGGTTATCCGATTGCCAGAATGGCCGCAAAGCTAGCCATTGGCTATACGTTAGCAGAAATCAAAAATCCGCTCACTTTATCCACTTATGCTAGCTTTGAACCAGCACTTGATTACGTTGTTGTTAAGTTTCCACGCTGGCCATTTGATAAATTTACAAATGCCGATCGTACATTAGGTACAAAAATGAAGGCTACTGGCGAGGTCATGGCCATTGACCGGACGATGGAAGGAGCTTTACAAAAAGCTGTTGAATCATTGGAATTAAGCAACATCGGTTTGTACTTGCCGAAGCTGAAGCATCAAGATACAGCTGAATTGATGAAACGGCTAAAAAAAGCGGATGATGAACGATTTTTTGTCATCATGGAATTATTAAGAAGAAATATCTCCATTGAGGACATTCATGAGCATACACGTATTGATTTTTATTTTCTTTCTGTATTTGAACATTTGATTCAATTAGAGAACAATCTTAAAGAAGCAGAGCTTGATGATAAACTTTTAAAAATGTTAAAGCATTATGGCTTTTCTGACCGTTCCATCGCTTATTGGAAAAATGCTTCCGAGCATGAAATCCGCTCGTTGCGAAAAGAGTGGAAAATTCAATCAGTTTTTAAAATGGTTGACACATGTGCAGCAGAATTTGCAGCAAGAACCAATTACTTTTATTCAACCTACTTAGGGGAAAATGAAGCGATTCCTAAAAAAGGGAAGAAAAAGGCTCTCGTGATCGGAGCAGGTCCAATCCGTATCGGTCAAGGTGTGGAATTTGATTATAGTGCTGTTCACTGCATTCAAACGCTGCAAAAAATAGGTTATGAAGCCATTATGATTAACAATAACCCAGAAACTGTAAGTACAGACTATGAAACGGCTGATCGTTTGTACTTTGAACCGTTGACAGTTGAGCATATTTTAAATGTGATCGAAAATGAGCAAATTGATGTAACGATCGTTCAGTTTGGAGGGCAAACAGCCATAAACTTAGCTGAAAAACTAGATAAAGCTGGTGTTACGTTATTAGGCACTAGCTCTGAAATATTAGATGTACTAGAAGACCGCAAGAAATTTTATCAGCTTTTAGATGAAACCAACATTCCACATATTAAAGGAACTATGGCATTTGATGCACAAGATGCAATCGTTCAGTCTGAAGGTCTGCAATTTCCTATTTTATTAAGACCGTCATATGTCATTGGCGGTAAAGGAATGGTTAAAGTTGAAACGCAGGAAGAGCTTCATAAAATCATCGCTGATACAGATGAAGCACACTTTCCAATTTTACTTGATGAATTTTTACATGGAAAAGAAGCTGAAGTTGATTTAATCGCAGATGGTCGAAATATTATGATCCCTGGAGTGATGGAACATATTGAAAAAGCTGGTATCCATTCTGGTGACAGCTATGCGATTTTCCCTTCTGTCACGCTATCAATGGAAATCAAGCAAAAAATCGAAAGCTATGCGAAGCGCATAGTTGATCATCTCCAATATAAAGGGATTATGAACATTCAATTTTTAATTAAAGGCGAAAAAATTTTTGTCCTTGAAGTGAATCCGCGGGCAAGTCGTACTGTGCCGATTATTAGCAAACTTACAGGTGTATCTCTCATTGAAAAGGCAACAGAAATAATATGTGGGAAGTCTTTATTAGAACTAGAAATGGAGACAAATCCATTAAGAGATGAGGTAGCGGTGAAATTTCCTGTTTTCTCAACGCATGCTCTCGGTGATGTCGATATGAAGCTTGGACCGGAAATGAAGTCAACGGGTGAAGGAATGTGTATTGCCAATAGTGTGGCTGGAGCCATTCGAAAAGTGTTCGATCATTTATTTCCATTAAGTCCGGAAAGTGTGTTCACAGAAGAAGATCATGAAATCGCATCATTATTAAAGGAAGCGAATGTGAACACAGTGTCAAACAATTTTGATCAATGGCTTGAACAAAAAAATGCACTCGTTTATTATAATCCGTTCAAGTCGAATGAAGATAAACAAAAACGGCAAAAAGCGGTCGAGCGTGGTATTGTTGTTTTCACAGAGAAAGAAACTTTTACAGCATTTTTACAGGGCTTGAGTGTGAAGGAAACGTACCCAATCTCGTTGCAGGAATTAGCTAAAAAAGGAGTAGATGTAGGTTGA
- a CDS encoding ornithine carbamoyltransferase (product_source=KO:K00611; cath_funfam=3.40.50.1370; cog=COG0078; ko=KO:K00611; pfam=PF00185,PF02729; superfamily=53671; tigrfam=TIGR00658) produces the protein MTKENTTSLEKKSLSGRSALSLLEFSSEEIFHLLDEAVKLKENPYSQALKGKTLAMIFEKSSTRTRISFEVGMLQLGGHAIDLNAKELQLGRGETIADTAKVLSAYVDAVMIRTTKHERVKELAEHATIPVINGLCDVFHPCQALADLLTILELKGTFENIKVAYVGDGNNVAHSLMIGSAKVGLNVSIASPLGFEPNQNLVEQAKKIGKETGAEIVVMNDPLEAVKDADIVYTDVWTSMGQEDEEEKRKEIFHPYQVNQRLMEKAKPTAHFLHCLPAHRGEEVTADVMDGEQSAVFQQAENRLHAQKALLKEILK, from the coding sequence TTGACGAAGGAGAATACAACATCTTTAGAAAAAAAATCATTATCAGGAAGAAGTGCATTATCATTATTAGAGTTTTCTTCAGAAGAAATTTTCCATCTTTTAGATGAAGCAGTAAAGCTAAAGGAGAATCCGTATTCACAAGCTTTAAAGGGCAAAACATTAGCGATGATCTTTGAAAAATCATCCACAAGAACACGTATTTCCTTTGAAGTAGGCATGCTGCAGCTAGGTGGACATGCCATTGATTTGAATGCAAAGGAGCTTCAACTAGGAAGAGGGGAAACCATTGCGGATACCGCAAAAGTGTTATCAGCATATGTTGATGCGGTTATGATTCGCACAACAAAGCATGAGCGAGTAAAGGAATTGGCAGAGCATGCCACCATTCCTGTCATAAATGGTTTATGTGATGTTTTTCATCCGTGCCAAGCGCTCGCTGACTTATTAACTATTTTGGAATTGAAAGGAACATTTGAAAATATAAAAGTGGCCTATGTAGGGGATGGCAACAATGTTGCACATTCACTCATGATCGGTTCAGCAAAAGTTGGTTTAAACGTTTCGATTGCTTCACCACTAGGATTTGAACCAAATCAAAATTTAGTAGAGCAGGCAAAAAAAATTGGCAAGGAAACGGGTGCAGAAATTGTCGTTATGAATGATCCGTTAGAGGCGGTGAAAGATGCTGACATTGTTTATACAGACGTGTGGACAAGCATGGGACAAGAAGACGAAGAAGAAAAACGAAAAGAAATTTTTCATCCATACCAAGTAAACCAACGATTAATGGAGAAAGCAAAACCTACTGCCCATTTTCTTCATTGCTTGCCAGCCCATCGTGGAGAAGAAGTGACAGCAGATGTAATGGATGGTGAACAATCAGCTGTATTCCAGCAAGCGGAAAATCGACTGCACGCACAAAAAGCTTTGTTAAAAGAAATATTAAAATAA
- a CDS encoding undecaprenyl-diphosphatase (product_source=KO:K06153; cath_funfam=1.20.58.340; cog=COG1968; ko=KO:K06153; pfam=PF02673; tigrfam=TIGR00753; transmembrane_helix_parts=Inside_1_12,TMhelix_13_35,Outside_36_44,TMhelix_45_67,Inside_68_93,TMhelix_94_116,Outside_117_120,TMhelix_121_138,Inside_139_192,TMhelix_193_215,Outside_216_218,TMhelix_219_241,Inside_242_252,TMhelix_253_270,Outside_271_271): protein METLQMLYDIVKFFFLGALQGFTEPIPISSSGHLVLAQHFLGIELPGLSFEVFVNFASLLAVLVIYRKDLVRITKNGLRYVWTKEPNTKEDFMFIVYLMIATIPAGVIGILLGDYIEDSGVSVVGITLMITGIALYLIRNLKGRKNDGDLTMKDALLVGFAQAVALIPGISRSGATIVAAMALGMKQETALRFSFLLYIPVSLGTTILSVPDMIGDSHLHVIWPLLSIAFIAAFIFSYYSLKWFMGIMERGNLKYFSYYCWIVGILVILFA, encoded by the coding sequence GTGGAAACTTTACAAATGCTCTATGATATTGTGAAATTTTTCTTTTTAGGGGCACTGCAAGGGTTTACGGAACCGATTCCGATCTCTTCAAGCGGACATCTCGTCCTTGCCCAGCATTTTTTAGGAATTGAGCTTCCAGGTTTATCTTTTGAAGTATTCGTCAATTTTGCTTCATTATTAGCTGTTCTTGTTATTTATCGGAAAGATTTAGTGAGAATTACGAAAAACGGACTTCGATATGTATGGACAAAAGAACCTAATACAAAAGAAGATTTTATGTTTATTGTGTACCTGATGATCGCTACTATTCCAGCTGGGGTTATTGGTATTCTGCTAGGCGATTATATTGAGGATAGCGGTGTTTCAGTAGTAGGAATTACATTAATGATAACAGGAATCGCCTTATATCTTATTCGTAATTTAAAAGGACGAAAAAATGATGGGGATTTAACAATGAAAGACGCTTTATTAGTTGGTTTTGCCCAAGCTGTGGCTCTCATTCCTGGTATTAGCCGTTCAGGTGCGACCATTGTTGCAGCAATGGCTCTAGGTATGAAGCAAGAAACCGCCCTTCGTTTTTCATTTCTCCTATATATTCCTGTCAGTCTTGGTACAACGATTTTAAGCGTACCTGATATGATCGGCGATTCTCATTTACATGTTATTTGGCCGCTACTGTCTATTGCCTTCATTGCCGCTTTTATTTTTTCTTATTACTCATTAAAGTGGTTTATGGGAATTATGGAACGCGGAAATTTAAAATACTTCTCCTATTATTGCTGGATTGTCGGAATTTTAGTCATCTTGTTTGCATAA
- a CDS encoding hypothetical protein (product_source=Hypo-rule applied; pfam=PF14168; superfamily=49503) — MGQKHQFKPGEKAPNNGIYVEVGETGSMVMNPKKIKLKAGDPFPETSNHNRVWTYRRKP, encoded by the coding sequence ATGGGTCAAAAGCATCAATTTAAACCTGGTGAAAAGGCACCGAATAACGGAATATATGTGGAAGTTGGCGAAACGGGTTCAATGGTTATGAATCCGAAAAAGATTAAATTAAAGGCAGGAGATCCATTTCCAGAAACATCAAATCATAATCGCGTTTGGACGTACCGACGGAAGCCATAG